In Pseudomonas sp. R76, one genomic interval encodes:
- a CDS encoding cation:dicarboxylate symporter family transporter yields the protein MYTPRIALVWQIMIGLLAGIALGALLHRFPESRPWLVDNLLQPAGDIFIKLMKMIVVPIVFACMVVGIAGHGDGKTLGRIGLKSLSYFFCITTLAIIVGLIMGNLFKPGAGTELASLQAANITLPTSNGGGHSLGQIIVGIIPDNVISAMAQGSLLSVLFFAVMFGLGVSRLPAERKDPVIALLRGVSEAMFKVTSMIMAYSPIGVFGMIAVTVANFGFGSLMPLAKLIMVSYLSIAFFVLVVLNLVARLCGINLFALMRHIKDELVLAFSTASSAAVMPQLMKKLETYGVPPSLVSFVVPVGYSFNLDGASLFLGIGTLFVAQLYGIDLSLADQALLVVTMVLTSKGAAGVPGFMFVILSATLASAGLPLEGIAFIAGVYRLMEMPTTALNVLGNALAPLVIAKWERRGADTASQTDTQVLSTRL from the coding sequence ATGTACACGCCCCGCATCGCGCTGGTCTGGCAAATCATGATCGGCTTGCTCGCCGGTATCGCCCTGGGTGCCCTGTTGCACCGCTTTCCCGAATCCCGGCCATGGCTGGTGGACAACCTGCTGCAACCGGCCGGCGATATCTTTATCAAGCTGATGAAAATGATCGTGGTGCCCATCGTGTTCGCCTGCATGGTGGTGGGCATTGCCGGGCACGGTGACGGCAAAACCCTGGGCCGTATCGGACTGAAATCCCTGAGCTATTTTTTCTGCATTACCACCCTGGCAATCATTGTCGGGCTGATCATGGGCAACCTGTTCAAACCCGGCGCCGGCACTGAACTGGCCAGCCTGCAGGCGGCGAACATTACATTGCCGACCAGCAACGGTGGCGGCCATAGCCTGGGGCAGATCATCGTCGGCATCATCCCCGACAACGTGATCAGCGCCATGGCCCAGGGCAGCCTGTTGTCAGTGTTGTTTTTCGCGGTGATGTTCGGCCTCGGCGTCTCGCGCTTGCCCGCCGAACGCAAAGACCCGGTAATCGCCCTGTTGCGCGGTGTGTCGGAGGCGATGTTCAAGGTCACTTCGATGATCATGGCCTACTCGCCCATCGGCGTGTTCGGGATGATCGCGGTCACCGTCGCCAACTTCGGCTTCGGCTCGCTGATGCCGCTGGCCAAGCTGATCATGGTCAGTTACCTGTCCATCGCGTTCTTTGTGCTGGTGGTGCTCAACCTGGTCGCGCGGTTATGCGGGATCAACTTGTTCGCGTTGATGCGCCATATCAAGGATGAACTGGTGCTGGCCTTCTCCACCGCCAGCTCGGCGGCGGTGATGCCGCAACTGATGAAGAAGCTGGAAACCTACGGCGTGCCGCCGTCGCTGGTGAGCTTTGTGGTGCCGGTGGGCTACTCGTTCAACCTCGACGGGGCTTCATTGTTCCTTGGTATCGGCACGCTGTTCGTGGCGCAATTGTATGGCATCGACCTGAGCCTGGCGGACCAGGCGTTGCTGGTGGTGACCATGGTGCTTACCTCCAAAGGCGCGGCCGGTGTGCCGGGGTTTATGTTTGTAATTCTGTCAGCCACGCTGGCCAGCGCCGGGTTGCCGTTGGAGGGCATTGCGTTTATTGCCGGGGTTTATCGGTTGATGGAAATGCCGACGACGGCGCTGAATGTGTTGGGGAATGCGTTGGCGCCGTTGGTGATTGCGAAGTGGGAGCGGCGTGGGGCAGACACTGCGTCACAGACCGATACCCAGGTGCTTTCCACACGACTTTAA
- a CDS encoding GGDEF domain-containing protein, giving the protein MKSPTQTNAIDFDSAKLQRLGFGQPALRPRRPVTFNELRQQLGQQLQTSLEPERILGLFFREIQRLVPLDALQYRHEASDLRLEFGHRGHHSVSYTLSHEGEHLGELIFRRNQRLMDDELSQLEALLATLLYPMRNALLYRAATRSALRDPLTETGNRIAMDQTLQREIDMARRHMSPLSLLMLDIDHFKNINDTHGHAAGDKVLRAVAGSIKGQLRNVDMVFRFGGEEFLILLSNTGRDAASMVGERLRRAAQAQDYWADDTKIELTVSLGCSTLLAAESADSLLRRADSALYVAKREGRNRLAMAG; this is encoded by the coding sequence ATGAAATCACCGACCCAGACCAACGCAATTGACTTCGACAGTGCCAAATTGCAACGCCTGGGGTTTGGTCAACCAGCCCTTCGTCCCCGCCGCCCCGTCACCTTCAACGAACTGCGCCAGCAACTGGGTCAGCAATTGCAGACCAGCCTGGAGCCGGAACGCATCCTTGGCCTGTTCTTTCGTGAGATCCAGCGTCTGGTGCCCTTGGACGCCTTGCAGTATCGCCATGAAGCCAGCGACCTGCGCCTGGAATTTGGCCATCGCGGCCACCACTCGGTGAGCTACACCTTGAGCCATGAAGGCGAGCATTTGGGCGAGCTGATATTCCGTCGCAACCAACGCTTGATGGACGACGAACTGAGCCAATTGGAAGCGCTGCTGGCCACCTTGCTCTACCCGATGCGCAACGCCCTGCTCTACCGCGCCGCCACACGCAGCGCACTGCGCGATCCGTTGACCGAAACCGGCAATCGCATTGCCATGGACCAGACCCTGCAACGGGAAATCGACATGGCCCGGCGGCACATGAGCCCGCTGTCGTTGCTGATGCTGGACATCGATCACTTCAAGAATATCAACGACACCCACGGCCATGCGGCCGGCGACAAGGTACTGCGCGCCGTGGCTGGCTCGATCAAAGGCCAGCTGCGCAACGTGGACATGGTGTTCAGGTTTGGCGGCGAAGAGTTTTTGATCCTGCTGTCGAACACCGGCCGGGATGCTGCCAGCATGGTCGGCGAGCGCTTGCGCCGGGCTGCACAGGCTCAGGATTATTGGGCGGATGACACCAAGATTGAATTGACGGTGAGCCTGGGTTGCTCAACCTTGCTGGCCGCCGAGTCTGCCGACAGCCTGCTGCGCCGCGCTGACAGCGCCTTGTACGTGGCCAAGCGCGAAGGCCGTAACCGCTTGGCAATGGCGGGGTAA
- a CDS encoding DUF3857 domain-containing transglutaminase family protein → MQSVTLFPARLFGAAVVVVCGLFSAQANADYTDRSLTVEKNSQAYVVNADGSFVLDFELVSRINEERAIKPNAQRSVSFNRSLETVDIVEAYTQKADGRKVPVAADQIKEQQEQASAEAPMFQDSRVKVVIFPDVAVGDRMVLRYQRHRTTAMFPGQFEDLYAPDFYENQQIHFTYDMPADMPLFADVRGFKAAKPTTANGRKIYRWDLQPTQKNRVEVGSVAYTDYGQRLAVSTFTDYKQFAQAYAARAQVEVTPAITQLARELTANLDTPRSKALVLSDWVRKNIRYVAVYVGNGGVVPHAAQAVLDNRYGDCKDHVALLEALLKAVAIESSPALINLGDAYLLPKVPTLGLLNHAITYVPTLDLYLDSTATPIAAGYLMIPELGKPVLLTQSGELARTPSNQLGKVDGTLHFKIDPSGAADFTNGTTVEGWATELNRFLFKSIMPADRDQLTQKVLSMYGQTGSGKIETDPLEGNAATFTSTVKGRTDNLVNLPGPTGVPTLSSLAGGIGQNVFSLMAEQDRTQAFICTSGTIEEKARFDFPKQLNILAVPKAVTLNTGGFNYQTTYVKEGNSVLITRSYAFSHPDALCSPQDFVAMKPAIEGMVNDLKSQIIVQTL, encoded by the coding sequence ATGCAAAGCGTTACGCTCTTCCCGGCGCGCCTGTTCGGTGCAGCGGTGGTGGTCGTCTGCGGGCTGTTCAGCGCACAGGCAAATGCCGATTACACCGACCGTTCCCTGACCGTCGAAAAAAATAGCCAGGCCTACGTGGTCAATGCCGACGGCAGTTTTGTGCTCGACTTCGAGCTGGTCTCGCGCATCAATGAGGAACGCGCGATCAAGCCCAACGCGCAACGCTCGGTGAGCTTCAACCGCTCGCTGGAAACCGTGGACATCGTGGAGGCCTACACCCAGAAAGCCGACGGACGCAAGGTGCCGGTGGCTGCCGACCAGATCAAGGAACAGCAGGAGCAGGCCTCAGCCGAAGCGCCGATGTTCCAGGACTCACGCGTCAAAGTGGTGATCTTCCCTGACGTAGCCGTCGGTGACCGCATGGTCTTGCGCTACCAGCGCCATCGCACCACCGCGATGTTCCCCGGACAGTTTGAAGACCTCTACGCGCCGGATTTCTACGAGAACCAGCAGATCCACTTCACCTACGACATGCCAGCCGACATGCCCTTGTTCGCTGACGTCAGGGGTTTCAAAGCCGCCAAGCCCACCACCGCCAACGGGCGAAAAATCTACCGCTGGGACCTGCAACCCACGCAGAAAAACCGCGTTGAAGTCGGCTCCGTCGCTTACACCGATTACGGGCAACGCCTCGCCGTGTCGACCTTCACTGATTACAAACAGTTTGCCCAGGCGTATGCCGCCAGGGCGCAGGTTGAGGTGACGCCCGCCATTACCCAGCTGGCCAGGGAACTCACCGCCAACCTGGACACCCCGCGCAGCAAAGCACTGGTGCTGAGTGACTGGGTGCGCAAGAACATTCGCTACGTCGCGGTTTACGTCGGCAATGGCGGCGTGGTGCCGCACGCGGCGCAGGCGGTGCTGGATAACCGTTATGGCGACTGCAAGGACCACGTTGCCTTGCTCGAAGCGCTGCTCAAGGCGGTGGCCATCGAAAGCTCGCCCGCGCTGATCAACCTCGGCGACGCCTACCTACTGCCGAAGGTGCCGACCCTGGGTTTGCTTAACCATGCGATCACTTACGTCCCGACCCTCGACCTTTATCTGGACTCCACCGCCACCCCCATCGCCGCCGGCTACCTGATGATTCCGGAACTGGGTAAACCCGTGTTGCTGACCCAGAGCGGCGAACTGGCGCGTACACCTTCAAACCAATTGGGCAAGGTGGACGGCACGCTGCACTTCAAGATCGACCCGAGCGGCGCGGCGGACTTCACCAACGGCACCACGGTGGAAGGCTGGGCCACGGAACTCAATCGTTTCCTGTTCAAATCCATCATGCCTGCCGACCGTGATCAACTGACCCAAAAAGTCCTCAGCATGTACGGGCAAACTGGCAGCGGCAAGATTGAAACCGACCCCTTGGAAGGCAATGCCGCCACCTTCACGTCCACGGTCAAAGGGCGTACCGACAACCTGGTCAACCTGCCCGGCCCCACGGGCGTACCGACGCTCAGCAGCCTCGCGGGCGGCATCGGCCAGAACGTGTTCAGCCTCATGGCGGAACAAGACCGCACGCAGGCCTTCATCTGTACTTCCGGCACGATTGAAGAAAAAGCGCGCTTCGACTTCCCCAAACAATTGAATATCCTCGCGGTGCCCAAGGCTGTAACGCTCAACACCGGTGGATTCAACTACCAGACCACTTACGTCAAGGAAGGCAACAGCGTACTCATCACCCGCAGCTATGCGTTCAGCCACCCCGACGCGCTGTGCAGCCCGCAGGATTTTGTCGCCATGAAGCCGGCGATTGAAGGCATGGTCAACGACCTGAAAAGCCAGATTATCGTGCAGACGTTGTAA
- a CDS encoding LysR family transcriptional regulator, whose product MITFKQIDALYWIAELGSFEAAANKLNMSQSAISKRIQELEDTFDVEIFDRSKRNARLTEKGGELLDYARDLLKSRDQLLERVSAREVLVRRFRLGVTELTALTWLPALVDALRHAYPKVQIEPSVELSSELFRKLESDQLDLVIVPEVYSDPRFHSTPLQSVENAWMCSPGLVPDADPISLETLASYTVLTQGAQSGTGLIYERWLAAHNVQMPRTLTSHNLLVQVGLALSGIGVSYLPKVCLSHLIEQGTLRALVTQPELPSVRYVALHRVDRQFGLNQDVAQMAQACCDFSRLLL is encoded by the coding sequence ATGATTACCTTCAAGCAAATCGACGCGCTGTACTGGATCGCTGAGTTGGGCAGCTTCGAAGCGGCGGCGAACAAGCTGAACATGTCGCAGTCGGCCATCTCCAAGCGCATCCAGGAGCTGGAAGACACCTTCGATGTGGAGATTTTCGACCGCAGCAAACGCAATGCGCGGCTGACCGAAAAGGGCGGCGAACTGCTCGACTACGCCCGCGACCTGCTCAAGAGCCGCGACCAATTGCTTGAACGCGTCAGCGCCCGCGAAGTGCTGGTGCGGCGCTTTCGCCTGGGTGTCACCGAGTTGACGGCGCTCACCTGGCTGCCGGCCCTCGTCGACGCACTGCGCCATGCCTACCCCAAAGTGCAGATCGAACCGTCGGTGGAGCTCAGCAGTGAGCTGTTCCGCAAACTGGAAAGCGACCAGCTCGACCTGGTGATCGTGCCGGAGGTCTACAGCGACCCGCGCTTTCACAGCACGCCGTTGCAGAGCGTGGAAAACGCCTGGATGTGCTCGCCCGGGCTGGTCCCGGACGCCGACCCGATCAGCCTGGAGACGCTGGCCAGCTACACCGTACTGACCCAGGGCGCGCAGTCGGGCACCGGCTTGATCTACGAGCGCTGGCTGGCCGCGCACAACGTGCAGATGCCGCGCACGCTCACCAGCCACAACCTGTTGGTGCAGGTCGGGTTGGCGTTGTCGGGGATCGGCGTGAGCTATCTGCCCAAGGTCTGCCTGTCGCACCTGATCGAGCAGGGCACATTGCGTGCGCTGGTGACGCAACCGGAACTGCCAAGCGTGCGCTACGTGGCGTTGCACCGGGTGGACCGCCAGTTCGGCCTGAACCAGGACGTGGCGCAGATGGCGCAGGCGTGCTGCGATTTTTCCAGGTTGTTGCTCTAG
- the lldD gene encoding FMN-dependent L-lactate dehydrogenase LldD, which translates to MIISSASDYREAAKRKLPRFLFDYIDGGAYAEHTLRANCSDLAEISLRQRILRNVDKLSLKTTLFGQELAMPVILSPVGLTGMYARRGEVQAAKAAANKGVPFCLSTVSVCSIEEVASQSPQSIWFQLYVLKDRGFMRNALERAQAAGVTTLVFTVDMPTPGARYRDAHSGMSGPFAASRRMLQAVTKPQWAFDVGLMGRPHDLGNISKYLGKPTHLEDYIGWLANNFDPSISWKDLEWIREFWKGPMIIKGILDPQDAKDAVSFGADGIVVSNHGGRQLDGVLSTAKALPPIAEAVGDDLTVLVDSGIRSGLDVVRMLALGAKGCLLGRANAYALAADGQRGVENLLDIFAKEMRVAMTLTGVTSIDQIDHTTLVQSVK; encoded by the coding sequence ATGATCATCTCGTCCGCCTCCGACTACCGTGAAGCCGCCAAGCGCAAGCTGCCGCGCTTTCTGTTCGATTACATCGACGGTGGCGCCTACGCCGAGCACACGCTGCGCGCCAACTGTTCGGACCTGGCCGAGATCAGCCTGCGCCAACGCATCCTGCGCAATGTCGACAAACTCAGCCTGAAAACCACCTTGTTCGGCCAGGAATTGGCCATGCCGGTCATTCTCAGCCCGGTCGGCCTGACGGGCATGTACGCGCGGCGTGGTGAAGTGCAGGCCGCCAAGGCGGCGGCGAACAAGGGCGTGCCGTTCTGCTTGTCGACGGTGTCGGTGTGCTCGATTGAAGAGGTGGCATCGCAAAGCCCGCAGTCGATCTGGTTCCAACTGTATGTGCTCAAGGACCGCGGCTTTATGCGCAACGCCCTGGAGCGCGCGCAGGCGGCCGGTGTGACCACGCTGGTGTTCACGGTGGATATGCCCACGCCGGGTGCACGCTACCGCGATGCGCACTCGGGCATGTCCGGGCCGTTCGCCGCTTCGCGGCGCATGCTGCAGGCCGTGACCAAACCGCAATGGGCCTTCGATGTGGGGCTGATGGGCCGCCCGCACGACCTGGGCAATATTTCCAAATACCTCGGCAAGCCGACGCACCTGGAAGATTACATCGGCTGGCTGGCGAACAATTTCGACCCGTCGATCAGCTGGAAAGACCTGGAGTGGATCCGCGAGTTCTGGAAAGGCCCGATGATCATCAAAGGCATTCTCGACCCACAGGACGCCAAGGACGCCGTGAGTTTCGGCGCGGATGGCATCGTCGTCTCCAACCACGGCGGCCGCCAGCTGGACGGCGTGCTGTCCACCGCAAAAGCCTTGCCGCCGATTGCCGAGGCGGTAGGCGATGACCTCACGGTGCTGGTGGACTCCGGCATTCGCTCCGGGCTCGATGTGGTGCGCATGCTCGCCCTGGGCGCCAAGGGTTGCCTGCTCGGGCGAGCCAACGCTTATGCATTGGCTGCCGATGGCCAGCGCGGGGTGGAAAACCTGCTGGATATCTTCGCCAAGGAAATGCGTGTAGCCATGACGTTGACCGGTGTCACCTCAATCGATCAGATTGACCACACAACGTTGGTTCAATCAGTCAAATAA
- a CDS encoding pyridoxal phosphate-dependent aminotransferase yields MSTAFLSERVLGIQPSPSIAANALVTELRAQGRDIVNFTVGEPDFDTPAHILQAASLAMHNGDTHYTATTGTLALRQAICLKLQRDNDLAYGLDEVVAGCGGKHIIYHALAATLNRGDEVIVHTPYWVSYPDIARLNDATPVIIPGDETLGFKLAPDALVQAITPRTKWVILNSPNNPSGAVYSEAELLALAEVLRRHPHVLIMADEIYEHFVYGDARHVPLTRLAPDLKPRTLIVNGASKGYAMTGWRLGFGAGPAWLIAAIAKLLSQTTTCPSSLSQAAAVAAFAGEQAPIADMRAEYVQRRALMLDRLAGIPGLSVTPPDGAFYVFANVSALMGKLTAHGETLQSDTQLVDYLLRDYGLATVSGAAYGMSPYVRLSFASAPDVIEEGCRRLKDACHDLR; encoded by the coding sequence ATGAGCACTGCATTTCTTTCCGAGCGTGTGCTCGGCATCCAGCCGTCACCGAGCATCGCCGCCAATGCGCTGGTCACCGAGTTGCGCGCCCAGGGCCGCGACATCGTCAACTTCACCGTCGGCGAGCCGGACTTCGACACCCCGGCGCATATTCTACAGGCCGCCAGCCTGGCGATGCACAACGGCGACACCCATTACACCGCCACCACCGGCACCCTCGCGCTGCGCCAGGCGATCTGCCTGAAGCTGCAACGTGACAACGACCTGGCGTACGGCCTGGACGAGGTGGTGGCCGGCTGCGGCGGCAAGCACATCATCTATCACGCGCTGGCAGCCACGCTGAATCGCGGCGACGAGGTCATCGTGCACACGCCGTATTGGGTGTCTTACCCGGATATCGCGCGACTGAACGACGCCACGCCGGTGATCATCCCCGGCGACGAAACCCTGGGCTTCAAGTTGGCCCCCGACGCCCTCGTACAGGCGATTACCCCACGCACCAAATGGGTGATCCTCAACAGCCCGAACAACCCCAGCGGCGCGGTGTACAGTGAGGCTGAACTGCTCGCGCTGGCCGAGGTTCTGCGGCGCCATCCCCATGTGCTGATCATGGCGGATGAGATCTACGAGCACTTCGTTTATGGCGATGCCCGCCACGTGCCGCTGACGCGCCTGGCGCCGGATCTGAAACCTCGCACATTGATCGTCAACGGCGCCTCCAAGGGCTACGCGATGACTGGCTGGCGCCTGGGTTTTGGGGCGGGGCCGGCGTGGTTGATCGCCGCCATCGCCAAGTTGCTGTCGCAAACCACCACCTGCCCCAGCTCCTTGAGCCAAGCCGCGGCGGTGGCGGCCTTTGCCGGTGAGCAGGCGCCCATTGCCGACATGCGCGCGGAGTACGTGCAGCGTCGCGCACTGATGCTGGATCGTTTGGCCGGCATTCCGGGCTTGAGCGTGACCCCACCCGACGGCGCGTTCTATGTGTTCGCCAACGTCAGCGCGCTGATGGGCAAACTCACCGCGCACGGTGAAACGTTACAGAGCGACACCCAACTGGTGGACTACCTGCTGCGCGACTACGGCCTGGCCACGGTCAGCGGCGCGGCGTACGGCATGTCGCCGTATGTGCGCCTGTCTTTCGCCAGCGCGCCGGACGTGATCGAAGAAGGCTGTCGTCGCCTGAAAGACGCCTGCCACGACCTGCGCTGA
- a CDS encoding TenA family transcriptional regulator, with translation MEASSYPAWAQQLIQACSESKRRVVEHELYQRMRDNTLSAKTMRHYLIGGWPVVEQFALYMAQNLTKTKFARHPGEDMARRWLMRNIRVELNHADYWVHWARAHGVSLEELQAQNVPPELHALSHWCWHTSSADSLIVAIAATNYAIEGATGEWSAVVCSTGVYAAAFPEEDRKRAMKWLKMHAQYDDAHPWEALEIICTLAGMNPSKTLQEELRQAVCKSYDYMFLFLESCMRLENEKAKDTAPVAIRERQARVASEA, from the coding sequence ATGGAAGCCTCAAGTTACCCTGCCTGGGCGCAACAATTGATCCAGGCCTGTAGCGAGAGCAAGCGCCGAGTTGTCGAGCACGAACTGTATCAGCGCATGCGTGACAACACGCTCAGCGCCAAGACCATGCGCCATTACCTTATCGGTGGCTGGCCAGTGGTGGAACAGTTTGCCTTGTACATGGCACAAAACCTGACCAAGACCAAGTTTGCCCGCCATCCTGGGGAGGATATGGCGCGCCGCTGGCTGATGCGTAATATTCGCGTGGAACTGAACCATGCCGATTACTGGGTACATTGGGCCCGCGCCCATGGCGTCAGCCTTGAAGAGCTGCAAGCGCAGAACGTACCGCCTGAATTACACGCACTGAGTCACTGGTGCTGGCATACCAGTTCGGCCGATTCGTTGATCGTGGCGATTGCTGCGACCAACTACGCAATCGAAGGGGCGACGGGGGAGTGGTCCGCCGTGGTGTGTTCTACTGGCGTGTATGCGGCCGCCTTCCCTGAGGAAGATCGCAAGCGCGCGATGAAGTGGCTGAAGATGCACGCCCAGTACGACGACGCCCACCCGTGGGAAGCCCTGGAAATCATCTGCACCCTGGCGGGGATGAACCCGAGTAAAACCCTGCAGGAAGAACTGCGCCAGGCCGTGTGCAAGAGCTACGACTACATGTTCCTGTTTCTGGAAAGTTGCATGCGCTTGGAGAATGAGAAAGCCAAGGATACGGCGCCCGTAGCGATTCGCGAGCGTCAGGCACGCGTCGCCAGCGAGGCGTGA
- a CDS encoding LysR family transcriptional regulator, with protein MNLRTLRAFVEVVRQGGFSQAADVVALTQSTVSKAVKTLEDELGTPLLNRLGHRNELTAAGEIAYRRALVLLAEQSDLVAEINDLRGLKRGVLRIGLPPVGCGVLFAAMFAAYRTRYPGIEIELTEYGSKRLRECLEAGEVDLAALLLPADEGFDYQPVRNEPLMAVLPISHPLARRKRIDFTDLADSPFILFEAGFALNAKILAACERKGVTPRVTARSGQIDFIVDLVSAGLGVAFLPRMLAHKHQHPGIALIPLDEPHTDWHIALAWRASAHLPPAARAWLDLAREMASPV; from the coding sequence ATGAACCTGCGAACATTGCGTGCCTTTGTTGAAGTGGTGCGCCAGGGCGGCTTCTCCCAAGCGGCTGACGTGGTGGCCTTGACCCAATCCACCGTGAGCAAGGCGGTGAAGACGCTGGAAGATGAATTGGGCACACCGCTGCTTAATCGCCTCGGCCACCGCAACGAACTCACCGCCGCCGGCGAAATCGCCTACCGGCGCGCGCTGGTATTGCTGGCCGAGCAGAGCGACTTGGTTGCCGAGATCAACGACCTGCGCGGCCTCAAGCGCGGCGTGTTGCGCATCGGCCTGCCGCCCGTAGGCTGCGGCGTCCTGTTTGCGGCGATGTTCGCCGCTTACCGCACGCGCTACCCAGGCATCGAGATCGAACTCACCGAATACGGCAGCAAACGCCTGCGCGAATGCCTGGAAGCCGGCGAGGTCGACCTGGCGGCCTTGTTATTACCGGCGGATGAAGGGTTCGACTACCAACCCGTGCGCAATGAACCGCTGATGGCCGTATTACCCATAAGCCATCCGCTGGCCCGGCGCAAACGCATCGACTTCACCGACCTGGCCGACTCACCGTTCATCCTGTTCGAAGCCGGCTTCGCCCTGAACGCCAAGATCCTCGCTGCCTGCGAACGCAAAGGCGTCACGCCACGGGTGACTGCGCGCAGCGGGCAAATCGACTTTATCGTCGACCTGGTCTCCGCAGGCCTGGGCGTCGCCTTCCTGCCACGCATGCTCGCGCACAAGCACCAACACCCCGGCATCGCCCTGATCCCGCTGGACGAACCCCACACCGATTGGCACATCGCCCTGGCCTGGCGCGCCAGCGCGCACCTGCCACCGGCGGCTCGCGCCTGGCTGGATTTGGCCAGGGAAATGGCCAGCCCGGTGTAG
- a CDS encoding LysR family transcriptional regulator gives MKRHFEDLQLGSIELFCLAAEASSFTGAAQVAGVTPAAVSRSISRLEDRLGSRLFVRTTRSIRLTDSGRTFFQQCRQALTQLVEAQQEVMGAQSVPSGQLRISVPTTYAHHRLLPLLPTFRALYPQVSVDIHISNRNIDFVAEGYDLAIRVRAQPDSSLIARLLEDAELVVVAAPAYLQRAGTPQTLQDLPSHECIQFELPSNGRRIPWLFQVQGQEHEFAGQAGYSISHDVLGGVTLAKHGAGLFQTYKFIVEQELADGTLVEVLKPFGGRSRPFTLLYPHGRYVPHRVRAFVDFLMACRHAWAAS, from the coding sequence ATGAAGCGCCATTTCGAAGATTTGCAGCTGGGCAGCATCGAGCTGTTCTGCCTCGCCGCCGAGGCCAGTAGCTTTACCGGCGCCGCGCAGGTGGCCGGCGTAACCCCGGCCGCCGTGAGCCGCAGCATTTCGCGCCTGGAAGATCGCCTGGGCTCGCGCCTGTTTGTGCGCACCACCCGCAGCATCCGCCTGACCGACAGCGGCCGCACGTTTTTCCAACAGTGCCGCCAGGCCCTGACCCAATTGGTGGAGGCGCAGCAGGAAGTGATGGGCGCGCAGTCGGTGCCGTCCGGCCAGTTGCGTATCAGCGTCCCGACCACCTATGCCCATCACCGCTTGTTGCCGCTGCTACCCACATTTCGCGCGCTGTACCCGCAGGTGAGCGTGGACATCCACATCAGCAACCGCAATATCGACTTCGTCGCCGAAGGCTATGACCTGGCGATTCGCGTGCGTGCCCAACCCGACTCGTCGTTGATAGCGCGGTTGCTGGAGGACGCCGAATTGGTGGTCGTCGCCGCCCCGGCCTACCTGCAACGCGCCGGCACGCCGCAGACCTTGCAGGACTTGCCGTCGCACGAATGCATTCAGTTTGAACTGCCCAGCAATGGCCGGCGTATTCCCTGGCTGTTCCAGGTGCAAGGCCAGGAACACGAGTTTGCGGGGCAGGCGGGGTACAGCATTTCCCATGACGTGCTGGGCGGCGTGACCCTGGCCAAACATGGCGCGGGGCTGTTTCAGACCTACAAGTTCATCGTCGAGCAGGAACTGGCTGACGGCACGCTCGTGGAAGTGTTGAAACCGTTTGGCGGGCGCTCGCGACCGTTTACGTTGTTGTATCCCCATGGGCGTTATGTGCCGCATCGGGTGCGGGCGTTTGTGGATTTTTTAATGGCGTGTCGGCACGCGTGGGCGGCGTCGTAG
- a CDS encoding RraA family protein encodes MSLPGSRILPNAPMASAELVEAFAHVVTPHISDNLGRHIGARGLTRYNRTGKLVGTAITVKTRPGDNLLIYKAMSLLQPGHVLVVDGQGDTNNAVIGELVKLYAQQRGCVGFVIDGAIRDVASFEDTPCYARAVVHTGPYKTGPGEVNVPVSIGGMLINPGDLLVGDEDGLVAFSQADAAEVLRRAGQHAEHEEAVKAEIATGAVRQSWIDKVLANAGLAG; translated from the coding sequence ATGTCCTTGCCCGGTTCCCGCATCCTTCCCAACGCGCCGATGGCTTCGGCCGAGCTGGTCGAAGCGTTTGCCCACGTGGTCACGCCGCATATCAGCGACAACCTCGGCCGCCACATCGGCGCCCGTGGGCTGACGCGCTATAACCGCACCGGCAAGCTGGTAGGCACGGCGATCACGGTCAAGACGCGGCCCGGCGACAACCTGCTGATCTACAAGGCCATGAGCCTGCTGCAACCCGGCCACGTGCTGGTGGTGGACGGCCAGGGCGACACCAATAACGCGGTGATCGGCGAGCTGGTCAAGCTCTACGCCCAGCAACGCGGTTGCGTCGGCTTTGTGATCGACGGCGCGATTCGTGATGTCGCCAGCTTTGAAGACACCCCATGCTACGCCCGCGCCGTGGTGCACACCGGCCCTTACAAAACCGGCCCAGGTGAGGTGAATGTGCCGGTGTCCATCGGCGGCATGCTGATCAACCCGGGCGATTTGCTGGTGGGCGATGAAGACGGCCTGGTGGCCTTCTCCCAGGCTGACGCCGCCGAGGTGCTGCGCCGCGCCGGGCAACATGCCGAGCACGAAGAAGCGGTCAAGGCCGAGATCGCCACGGGCGCCGTGCGCCAGAGCTGGATCGACAAGGTGCTGGCCAACGCCGGCTTGGCGGGCTGA